aatgagaataagaaagaaaaatatgtctttgtgcccccttttccctgttcatgccctatcggcccccctggctaaactttgctagatccgcccctgcacagttaccagcgtcagctacgtagaaaaagatcctggtgtagaaagtaataataaataaattctaacaacagctgatcaagcttaaacgtgctgctgttgttcagccgctggtttcctctttctggtgcaacgtgggccaaaagcaaactagagacacggactagcgacagaaaagccgatcagctgatcgttaagcagtttcatgattgaagtagcagcaagaagaggcagtcgctccatatatcgcttgttaagcttaacgcaggaatgctttacaaacattcagagatggacttacacacttgctttacttctctcgggataactttgtcggagatgaaatgccgggttgctagcgaagctccacatgctatccagaccaccgacaggtcccgcatgccacagccgctctatcacgtgatgcatactgctccgacgtgctaacgttctgaggtgagttacggcgtgttgcaagtttgtgaggtgctttcgtgatatttaatggatcagattacattttttatttttctccgatatccgatccagtaatttaggtcagtatcggaccgataccgatacgtaatatcggatcggtccatctctactaagtactctttaaaataccagaatagggaggatggtgtaggtttaagtttattagattgatcagtattgctgaactatgaaattttttttttttttttgcatacaggtataacagaatagctttagtgtagttgttgttttaaacttgagtatgaacttatacaaaatgcagcaagatatttaaaaaacagttttgttgattaaaaaacactatatcggattcatatcggtatcggcagatatccaaatttatgatatcggtatcggtatcggacataaaaaagtggtatcgtgccatctctagttgaAACGGTGCTTCTTTGTCTCATatacagatgtgtgtgtgagccGTTGTTTCTCTGGTCCACACTAGATCAAATCAAGCTGTATGTGGCCTGTAATATAAAATCAGTTTGTGAGCAGTAATTGAATTGCTCATGTTTCTAGTGCAGCGCTCActaactacagggagtgcagaattattaggcaagttgtatttttgaggaataattttattattgaacaacaaccatgttctcaatgaacccaaaaaactcattaatatcaaagctgaatgtttttggaagtagtttttagtttgtttttagttttagctattttagggggatatctgtgtgtgcaggtgactattactgtgcataattattaggcaacttaacaaaaaacaaatatatacccatttcaattacttatttttaccagtgacaccaatataacatctccacattcacaaatatacatttctgacattcaaaaacaaaacaaaaacaaatcagcgaccaatatagccacctttctttgcaaggacactcaaaagcctgccatccatggattctgtcagtgttttgatctgttcaccatcaacattgcgtgcagcagcaaccacagcctcccagacactgttcagagaggtgtactgttttccctccttgtaaatctcacatttgatgatggaccacaggttctcaatggggttcagatcaggtgaacaaggaggccatgtcattagtttttcttcttttataccctttcttgccagccacgctgtggagtacttggacgcgtgtgatggagcattgtcctgcatgaaaatcatgtttttcttgaagaaggtgtcttccagaaactggcagtaggactgggagttgagcttgactccatcctcaacccgaaaaggccccacaagctcatctttgatgataccagcccaaaccagtactccacctccaccttgctggcgtctgagtgggactggagctctctgccctttaccaatccagccacgggcccatccatctggcccatcaagactcactctcatttcatcagtccataaaaccttagaaaaaccagtcttgagatatttcttggcccagtcttgacgtttcagcttgtgtgtcttgttcagtggtggtcgtctttcagcctttcttaccttggccatgtctctgagtattgcacaccttgtgcttttgggcactccagtgatgttgcagctctgaaatatggccaaactggtggcaagtggcatcttggcagctgcacgcttgacttttctcagttcatgggcagttatttggcgccttggtttttccacacgcttcttgcgaccctgttgactattttgaatgaaacgcttgattggtcgatgatcacgcttcagaagctttgcaattttgagactgctgcatccctctgcaagatatctcactatttttgacttttctgagcctgtcaagtccttcttttgacccattttgccaaaggaaaggacgttgcctaataattatgcacacctgatatagggtgttgatgtcattagaccacaccccttctcattacagagatgcacatcacctaatatgcttaattggtagtaggctttcgagcctatacagcttggagtaaggcaacatgcatgaagaggatgatgtggacaaaatactcagttgcctaataattctgcactcacTGTATGAAAACCACAGCTGTTTTATTCCCTACATGCCTTTCACAGGTAACAAGTCCATAGGAACAGAGTAAAGCATGACGTGCACTGTACTGTTAGACACTCTTTATTAAAAACTGATGCTTTGCTTCTTACAGAAAGTGATTGGTTATCCTGATTTGGCACAACTGTGTGGCCCGTGCAGTTAATAACAAAACGTTTCCTATGGCCacatatcagcacaaaaacagaTTATAACAGGGAGGACACACCGTCAGCTGTGGTGTCCTTCCAGTCTACAAACCTGGATCTCTCCCTTTGTTCCCTGTTGTGCTTGAAGAGAACACAGTGGCAGCGTGGCAATGCACTGGTTAGCACCAATGGGTGGGGATCCTCTGAAAATACGACTGCCAACAACCAAACATTATTCACCAGATCTAAAGACACAGAGCATAGTCTGTGAGAACCTTTTATTTTAAGCTGTGATTATACAGGATGTGGTTTGGTCTCACTGAAGGTGCAGCTGTGAACTTTGCTAATAACAGAGACCGAGCACAGTAGGAAGAGCGCTCACATGACTCCATTTCAGGGCGCTCTCGGAaacagtgctgctgctgtcggTAGCGAGCTTAAAGGGGACAGAAGATTTGACCCATTCCAGTCTATTCCAGTCTCTCCACTGGTGAAATATTCACACCCCTCCAGCACAGCGTCTCAACTCTCTGCTCGACCTTGATGTACTGTGCAACATGGCTTCTGTTGAGACATGTTTTATTAGCACCAGCCAGGAAAAAGCATCACATCTAAACCTCTGATCTACATTTGCAGCCGAGTGAAACCTGAACCTGCTCTAACCGAACTGCAGCGACTACTGAAGGCAGTAAATTTACCACAGCATCAAACAAATGGCTTTTTCTCAGCGTACAAGCATTGTGAAGCGTTACAGCCATGACGATTGTAGGGAATGTAAACGTTTCACATTGTTAACGATTTAAATTGTTTCCATGGTTGCCTCAGTCCCAGGAATGGTCATAATCCTTTCTCTTATGACACCGGGACATGGTGAGGATTAATGGTCCATATTGTCTTCATCCACAGCATGCTAGTATCCACAATCCAGTTGAGGAATATACCTGCTAAATATGTACATAGAGTTAGAGTTGCTAGCTATAGTGCTGCAATCTACAACGTCGCTCCACACGGGGCACTTTACCAAACTGCACATCACGGCCATCAGAACTTGTGTTTGGTACATGCACTGCAGTATTTTTAACACCAAAAAGATCAAATGAAATCTATTAAGCTGTAATTCTGTCTTTCTTACTCACTCCACTAATGCAGTAATTAGAGTTTGCAAGTATGGGCATATACTGCTTTCTCATTTTCATGGCTTTGACAGCACATGTATAGACTTCCTGCAGTTCAGGATGCAGTAGCACTGAGGCCAACACAAAAGTGGATGTGAGGCATCAGCAGGAGAAATGTAAAAACTCTGCCTCATGCCCGTGTGTAGcaaatgttttgtcttttactGCAGCGGCTCTGAAGCAAAGTACAGCAGCTTGAATGAGCTTTATAATTTTTAAGTATAAAGGGTTGCTTTAATAACTGTCCTCCGTAAAATATATCCTCACTACTTTGCTGCGTATGTTTTCCACGACTCATGAAAAGGTCATTGATGATATTTGGTTGCGACCGACCACTCCAAACAACACTCAAAAACAATGTCTCCACCTTGAGTTAATGGTAGTATTTGCTAAAAAGGTGTATATTCCTTTACAAATATTACACACCAGCACCTGCAAAATGACACAGAATGGAAGTACTGGGTGTACGGGCTGCCCTGCTGAGACACCCAGCAAATCCCATCATGCACAGACATATTtggatttagcagaatagtgaATGTAAAGTTGTTCTTTGCAGCGCTCATTTTCACATACCCTCAGCAATGTTTGTAGTCCGGGGGGAAAATGACCAGTCCACAGTAGCATGTGCCTACCATTCATTCTTTGCTTCTCTGTGTGCAGCCAGTGGAAGATGTGGAAGAATGCACTTGCCCCACTTCTTCTTCACCAGGTAGGTCAGTTACTCGTGCTGAAccctttaaatgaaaatatcagaAGGAACTGAAACACCGCTTATCAGACTAACAGCAGTTTTACTCTTTGATTTAAATTTGACAGTAATAATCATATGATGGTTACACTTTGGGAGAGGAGTTCGAACACACCACAATCTTCACGATGGGCACTGTGTTGTACTCAACACAACTAGAAGAATACGTGActaaattattaaagaggacCTGTTCTGCTGCTTTCAGCTTCATGCTCATTTCTTTCACTCTGCTTGAGCTTTGCATCATTGAGTTCAGAAAGCTTGGGATGACACAGCGGTGCAGTGTTTAGCCCCGTTCACTCACAGCAGGAAGGTTCTGGATTTGAGTCCTTTCATTGTGGACTCGCGTACACCAGTGGGTGCTCTCTGGttattccagcttcctcccatagTCCAAAGACATTTAAGTGTGAATGGTTGCACTCCTGCCTTTCACCAATGAAAACTGGAATAGTCCAGAGCCCCTTTGCAACACGCTTCGCTCTCCTTTTGTGACACTTTTATTCTGATGGGCTGTAAACAACAAAGGCTTCTCGTGCTTTGAGCAGAGCTGTTGACTAAACTGTTGAACATAgcgggtttgttttttttactctacATAACATgcttcattcacccattcatacaagcactttgttCCATGCTTAAAAGCTTTCTAACAGTGGGGTTGGTATCTTGGATATCTGgcgtgcagactggagcagaccAACCTTCCAATGAgaaggtgacctgctctacctcctgagctacagccacccagacTAAAGCAGTTTGATAAGCTTTTTGCCTCAAAGGGATTTCTTGGATGTGTTGAAACCTTTTCCATGTTAAATGTGCGTTTGTTTTTCATCGTAACAGAAAACACTGACAAGCTAAATAGTTGTTAGCAAATTGTCGTTAGCAGATAGCAGATAGTTATTTGGTAATGTGCTTGAGCTAACTCAatcttttcttgtccatctctGAGTTCAGACTATCCCAAAGAACTACAGTTTTTAACGAACCCCTGCGAGAAGTGCTTCTGCCCGGCACCCCCTCCCAAAATCAGCGACCTCATGAACGACAAAGATCTGCTGGACTTGCTGCGGCTCAAATTGGATCCAAACCACTGCACCAtcaaaaactggaaaaactttGCGAGTCGTTGGGGGATGAGCTATGACGAACTGACCCTGCTGGAGCATCGGACCCAGGGTTCCTTGTCCCACAGCCCCACCCAGGAGTTCCTGTTACGCTACAACCAGAAGACGGTCACTGAGCTCACTGAACTTTGCCGCATCTATCAGCGCATTGATGTGCTGCGACTGCTGCAGAGCTGGATAGAGAAGGATTGGCCGTCGCGCTGGCAACACACACAATCAATTTGACTCTTAATCTTTCAGGGTTGTACTTGATTTCCTAATTTTCATAAGCTTTGATACATGCTACCAGTTTTTTGTATCTTTAGTAAATGAGCTTGTGAAATGGATAAAACAATGCTGTCGAACCTGTCTGTAGAGAATATTGCACAGTACTGACCTCACGCTGTTCTGGATATAGTGAATACAATGCAAAGTCACAGATCTGATCGGTGCATGCAGATCACCAGTATATTTCTTTCTTGTGACCTGACGTTGGCACACCTGCCGCAGATTCTGAGTCTTCGGAGCAGTGTTAAAGATTGACATTAACTAAATCAGATGGAGTTGGATTATTCAAATTCAAGCAACGATGTTGATGTCAATGCTGcaaaatttcattttcttaCTTTCTGTGTTTCAAAGGCTGTTTAGAGATTTTCATAATACCTGGGCAGAGGCAGAAAGATGTCACTGTGCAGTGCAACTCAACAAGAACAGAAGTTAAAGGACAAAACACTGGAGTTGGACACTGAAATAGCTTCACCGTAATGGGACAGTTTAGACATAGTGATTCCACTGACTTGTTCATTaacacagcggtccccaaccttttttgctccACGgacggtttaatgtcagacaatgtTTTTACGACTTTGAGGTgtggcggataaatacaacaaaattcaATGATCCGACCGAGACACAAACGCTggtgttttgtaaatataataataaacgcaaattcactgtgtaactgtgtaactttattagcagcgtcctcctgaaatacACCAACAACATTGACAGTAACGTCCTCCTTAATCCCCTCTGGTTGCTATGGACacgcgtaaatatttctttcaaaagaaGACGCagaactacaacacgggaaagacccagggaaacagagttcacgataacaaccctgaaaaacacaaatttcacacccgagcctcaactctcacggcccggtaccggGCCGTGGACCGCTGCGGTAGAAGAGATTAATTTCACACTTAGTTCTGAGACAGTGTATCCATACATCTGATGGTTTCCTGAGTTCTTAAGGGAAATGTTTCCCACCCCATTACAAAAGTACTCATTCCTGTCAACCTTCACTGTCTCCGTTTTTCTGTTCGGCTAAATATGAAAAAGGGAAATCCTGATTTCAGAAACACTAGCATGGCTCTAGGTGCAAAGaatacccccaccccccaaataGGATTTTCTATTGGTGTGGGTTACTATTTGggggttttggggggggggggggggaacatgAGCCCATGTTAACAGGATCCCCTTCATAACTTTTTGAATACTAAACATTAGCATAAAGCTGAAAGTAGAGCCATGTTATAAACATTAGTTTATTGGAGTCAAACACCTTTTGTAAAATTACCCAAAGAAAATAACCTGTAAACTAAAAAGCATGCAAAGTATTTTTAAGAGCTTTTGTTTTATCAGTATGaaataaacatgtaaaaaaaaaaaaaacttgtcaatgtttttgttgttttcaaatATTGAATTGCAATATCAGAACAATCTCAAAGGTGTGTTCCATAACCTGATACAAGAGCCTCAAGTCCGTGAGTATCACATATTTTAGTAATCATTGTATTTACCTATATGTAATGTAATGAGGTTGTTAGAATTTTATACTCATCATATCAAGTGGTATGAAGGAATGGACCGTGGGTTAAATCACTTGTATGGAGGGATGTTTCAACAATTACAGACCATCTCTGGCTTTAATTactggacatttttattttggacATTGTAATGATTTATTGAACGAAGAgtaacacattcacacaattCATTTATCCTTTAAAATATTTAGTAAAGCACTTGCTAGACAAAGTTTATGGTGATCACAAGCAATACTGAAAGTAAAGTAATTTCAAATTAACATTTAGAAAAAGCTTATAAATAACAGGAAAATATACATAGATTGTATCAACAACTGAACTCTATTATgctaattattattaaaactaCAACAAGATGGATGGATTAGTTACAGCTAGTCTCTCTTATGTCACAAACTAAAACATGAAAATCAGTTACGCTGCATGTATTCATACATTTATGGACTGGAGCTTCATTTATCAGGCCAACCTTTGAACGATCAGTTGGCATCAGAATCCTTGACATTAAGGCCAAGCATATTAGAAAGGCTCAGTGAATATTTGTCATTTTCATCTGATGTAGAAATATCAGGTACGGTCAGCCCCAGCGTAGACTCTGGTTTGTCTACTTTGAAAGTGCCTCCTCTGACCAAAGACGCATCTCCTGCACCTGTAGATGTATTAGCATCAAGACCTGCGCCAGTGTGTTGTAGGTCAATATcagttttctcttctgttgGCGACACATTCACTGAGGACGCCTTTTCTCTTGCGATTTTCAATCTCTCCAAAATGTCAATCTTTTCTCCTCCTTTTGCTGTTGCATTCACTACTGGCAAGCGGATTCCTTTACTGAAAACAAAATCCTTCTCCTCCAAGTCAGATTTTATTGAGCTCAGTGCTTCAGTAATTCCTCCAATGCCATCAATGTTGATTTGGGGCAGTCTGTGGAACTTGAATACAGGaacctccacctccaccacatCAGAGTCAGAGCCACTCCCCTCAAGATCTGCACTGGCATTAGTCTCAGGAGATTTTGCTTTAGATCCAAAAAGACTAAACTTTGGGATCTTGAAATGTGGCATCTTGGGCTTCTCAAGACTTGCATCTACATCTGGAGCTTTCACATCTACATCAGGTCCTTTAATATCACCTACATTTGGTGCATTCAAATCTACTGCAGGAACAGAGATGTGTGCATCTGTTGTAGGCATATCTGTGCTGACTCCAGGTACCTTAATTCCAGCCTCAACTGTGGGATTAATACTGGGAGCTTCTACTTCAGGACTTGAAAGATCAAGTTTTGGATGATTGTAATGTGGCATTTTAAAGTCACCAAGGTGGGTATTCAAATCCAGATCTGGAGTTTTCAAGTGGATATTGGAATCTTTGAGGTCTGCTTCTGGCAGGTTGACATCCAAACCTGGAGATTTCACATTGGCATCGGGTGCTTCTACTTCAATTTTTGGCATACTCGTGTCTATGTTTGGTGCTGAGAGACTACCACCAATTTTGGGTGGATAAAGGTTGACATTTGGTGTTTTCAAGCTGAGATCAGATGACTGGAGGTCAGCTTTTGGCAGATGTAGACTGGGTGCCTTGATATCAGTTTCAGGCAAACCAACATTCACGTTGGGATCAATGCCAGTTTTGAGACCAGCATCAATGCCTGGAGTACCAATGTCTCCCTCAAGTTTGGGGGCTGAGAGACTCAAGTCTGATGCTTTTAGTTCAACATTGGGTGCTGTCAAGTCTGCACTGGGTAACTTTGCATTTACATCAGGAACAGACAGACCTAGATCTGGACGTTGTAGATCAGCATCAACATCAAGATTTGGTCCTTTCACTTTTGGCGCCGATGTGCCAAACTTTGGCCATTTTATTTGGGGAAGCTTGATTTTTCCTGCATGGGCATCAGCCTCTGGAGCTTGAATGTCTACACTGGGGCCTTTTAGATCAGCTTTCGGTAAATTTACGTCAAGATCTGGCGCATCAAGACCACCATTAACTTTTGGTGCAGAAAGATCAATACCAGTTTTAAGACCAGCATCAATGCCTGGAGTACCAATGTCTCCCTCAAGTTTGGGGGCTGAGAGACTCAAGTCTGATGCTTTTAGTTCAACATTGGGTGCTGTCAAGTCTGCACTGGGTAACTTTGCATTTACATCAGGAACAGACAGACCTAGATCTGGACGTTGTAGATCAGCATCAACATCAAGATTTGGTCCTTTCACTTTTGGCGCCGATGTGCCAAACTTTGGCCATTTTATTTGGGGAAGCTTGATTTTTCCTGCATGGGCATCAGCCTCTGGAGCTTGAATGTCTACACTGGGGCCTTTTAGATCAGCTTTCGGTAAATTTACGTCAAGATCTGGCGCATCAAGACCACCATTAACTTTTGGTGCAGACAAGGAGAGAGGTTCCGCTCTGAGGTTTGCACTAGGTGCATTCACTTCAGCTTTTGGTGTATCAAGACTTGCATCAATATGAggtgtttttaaatcagcatCCACACTGGGACCCTGGACTTGTGATCCTTTGAGTTTGGGAAATTTAAATTTGGGAAACTTCACCTTTGCATCAGGTGCATCAAGATCTGGACCACCAAGGTTAAGGTCTGGGCCACTGATATTGGCGTCAATATTTGATGCAGAAAGATTAACATCTGGTGCACTTATTTCTGCATCAGCCTTTTTGAGGTCCACCTCTGGTATCGTCACATTAGAGTCAATATCAGCCTTTGGACCTTTCAGTGTGCCAAATTTGGGTTTCTTGAATTGGAACCATTTGAATTTTCCAGATGGGGCTTCAATGTCAACATCTGGAGATTCTACATCAAATTTGGGGGCTTCCAGTTCAGCTTTTGGTAAATTTAGATCCACATCTGGTGCATTTATCTCACCATCCATATTTGGAGCTGAGAGATTCAAGTCAGGGGTTGAAACACCAGCATCTAAATCAACATCTGGACCATTAACCTTAGGACCCGAGATTGACCATTTTGGCTTTTTCATAGTGGGCAATTTGATCTTTCCAGATGGAGATTCAATGTCTACATTTGGTGCTTCAACATCGGCTTTTGGTAAATTCAGATCACCATCAGGTGCTTCAGCAGACAGACTGAGGTCAGGTGCTTTCACATCAGCATCAACATCTGGGGTTTTCAACTTTGGCCCAGAAACCAAGAATTTAGGTGTTTTCAGTGTAGGGAACTTGATTTTGCCAGACGGTGGGTTTATGTCAGCATCTGGTGCTTTGATATCAAGGTCAGCTTTTGGTAAGTTCAGATCAGCATCAGGTGCTTCAGCAGACAGACTGAGGTCAGGTGCTTTCACATCAGCATCAACATCTGGACCATTAACCTTAGGACCCGAGATTGACCATTTTGGCTTTTTCATAGTGGGCAACTTTATCTTTCCAGATGGAGATTCAATGTCTACATTTGGTGCTTCAACATCGGCTTTTGGTAAATTCAGATCACCATCAGGTGCTTCAGCAGACAGACTGAGGTCAGGTGCTTTCACATCAGCATCAGCATCAACATCTGGGGTTTTCACCTTTGGCCCAGAAACCAAGAATTTAGGTTTTTTCAGTGTTGGGAACTTGATTTTGCCAGAAGGTGGGTTTATGTCAGCATCTGGTGCTTTGATATCAAGGTCA
This is a stretch of genomic DNA from Maylandia zebra isolate NMK-2024a linkage group LG13, Mzebra_GT3a, whole genome shotgun sequence. It encodes these proteins:
- the edaradd gene encoding ectodysplasin-A receptor-associated adapter protein isoform X1, yielding MGDIPASNMSSLNAYKEPFDRSSSEPVEDTDTTSFVAEFSLEANYPVQVTDPHADAVTLHLSSMPSRYLSPSSEDRIRQPVEDVEECTCPTSSSPDYPKELQFLTNPCEKCFCPAPPPKISDLMNDKDLLDLLRLKLDPNHCTIKNWKNFASRWGMSYDELTLLEHRTQGSLSHSPTQEFLLRYNQKTVTELTELCRIYQRIDVLRLLQSWIEKDWPSRWQHTQSI
- the edaradd gene encoding ectodysplasin-A receptor-associated adapter protein isoform X2, which translates into the protein MGDIPASNMSSLNAYKEPFDRSSSEPVEDTDTTSFVAEFSLEANYPVQVTDPHDAVTLHLSSMPSRYLSPSSEDRIRQPVEDVEECTCPTSSSPDYPKELQFLTNPCEKCFCPAPPPKISDLMNDKDLLDLLRLKLDPNHCTIKNWKNFASRWGMSYDELTLLEHRTQGSLSHSPTQEFLLRYNQKTVTELTELCRIYQRIDVLRLLQSWIEKDWPSRWQHTQSI